In Chloroflexota bacterium, the genomic window CCAGCAAGCGGCTGACGCTAATGGCGCAAAAGGGGTTGCCCCGCACCCTCGCCGCCCGGGTGGGTAAACCGTGGGATGACGGCCTTAGCGGCCTGGTGGCGCTCTCCGGGGAGCCACTCAACATCTACGGCGAACCGCTGCGGCGCTTCAAAGTTGCCCAGTTGGGGCAGGCAGCGCTGGTTGTGCCTATCAAGGTCAAAAAAGAGGTCGTCGCTTTGCTGGCTGTGATGCGTAAAGAAGCGCGGCCTTTTTCTTCTGATGAGCAAGCCCTGTTGGTGGCGCTGGCCGATTATGCTTCCATCGCCCTGGTCAACGCGCAGTTGTTCCGCACCCTGCAAGAGCACGTTCAGGCCATGCAGCGCACCGCCAAGGCCGCGCGCGAGGGCGAAAACCTGAAAAACGAATTGCTTCAGAATGTCAGCCATGAACTCCGGACGCCGTTGGGCGTTGCCAAGGGGTATGTGGACATGCTCCTCGCCGGGCAAATGGGGGAACTGACGCCCGAGCAAAAGCAAACCATCGAAACGGTGCAAAAGCAACTGGCGCAGATTGCCGATATTGTGACTTCGATGACGGCCTTGCAGGCGGTTTCGCTGGCCCCGGCGCAGTGGGCGCGGGTCAACATCGGCGACCTGGCGCGATTAGCCGTTGCCCGCCAAAAGCCGTATGCCCGGAAGAAGAAACTGGTGCTCGATGCCCACATTGTCTCGCAAGATACGGCCGTGCGAGGAGACCCTGACCAGTTGAGCCTGGTCTTCGACCATTTGCTCGACAACGCCATCAAATTTACCCCCGAGGGCGGCCACATTACCTTGCAAGTGCAGCGCAAGCATGACGAATTTGTCGAAGTGAGTGTGAAGGATACCGGCATTGGCATCCCGCCGCAACACCTGGAACATATTTTTGAGCGTTTTTACCAGGGCGATGGTTCGACCACGCGCCGCTTTGGGGGGCTGGGGTTAGGGCTTTCGGTCGTCAAGGAAATTATCGAGGCCCACAACGGCAAAGTATGGGCTGAGAGCAAAGAAGGCCAGGGTACCACCGTACGGTTCGTGCTGCCTTTGGCGGGTCAGGAAGGGAGTGGCTGATGGCCTCGGCGACAGTTTTACTCATCATGCTGGATGAAGACGCCCGCCGCCTGGTTGGCAAGGCGTTGCAGGCCGCGGGCTTTGAGGCCAAAGTGCCGACCGAGGTGGGGGAAGATGGTTTGCCGCGCTTTTCCGAAAGCGTGGAAGCCGATGCCATTCTCGTTGACGAGAAGGCCCTGGCTTTGCCTGCGTTGGGCGCCTGGCTCGATGGCGTGCCCTATTTGCCGGTGTTGCTCTTCGCGGCGCAGGCTTCGCGTGAAACTTTGCTGCGCGCGGTGCAGGTTGGGGCGATTGACATCATCACCCCGCCGGTGCGCTACGAAGACCTTGTGCAGGCCATCCAGCGGGCGTTGACCCGGCAAGAGGCGGTGCGGCGGTGGGTGCGCGAACAAACCCGTCGGCACACTCAGGAGTTGCAGGGACACATCGACGAATTGCAAACCCTTTTGGAAGTGGGGCGCATTCTCGCTTCGGAATTGGACCCCGATAAAGTGCTCACGGCCGTGGTCAATGCCGCTGTTGATTTTACCGACGCCGAGGAGAGCACCCTCTTTTTGCTGGATGAGCACACGGGGGAACTTTACCTGCGTGCCTCGCGCGACCTCCGCTCTGGCGCGGCCAACACACTGCGCTTGAAGGTGAACGATTCCCTCGCCGGCCAGGTAGTGCGCTCCGGCCAGCCGGTGATTTTGGACAGCGACTCTCCCGAAAAAATCAAAACGGCTTACCTGGTCCACGCTCTGATTTACGTGCCACTGTTGCTCCACGGGCGAGTGATTGGGGTGCTGGGGGTGGACAATCGGGAAAAGCGGGGCGGCTTTACTGAGCGCCACGTGGCCCGCCTGAACGCCCTCGCCGATTACGCCGCCATCGCGCTGGATAACGCGCAATTGTTTACGGCCACCATCCACGAGCGTCGCAAGTTGGAAACCGTGCTGCGGCACGTCAAAGAAGGTGTGCTGGTGCTGGATGAAAGCGGCGAGGTGGTGCTCATCAACGATTTGGCCCGCCTGGTGATGGACATCCCCGGCGATACGCAAATCATTGGGCGAACTTTTATTGACCTTTGCCGCAATGCCGAGGTAGAAAAAGGCATTCAGCAGGCGTTGGGGGGCAAGGAATACCGCACGGAAATCACCGCGCCCGATGGGCGGGTGTTTAGCCTCCAGGCCATTCCCATCCCCGGCGTGGGCGCTGCCGTCACCTTCCACGACGTGACCCACTTCAAGGAACTGGACCGCATCAAGAGCGAGTTTGTCAGCGCGGTTTCCCACGATTTGCGCTCGCCTTTGACTGCCATTTTGGGGTATGTGGAACTCCTGGAGCGGGCGGGCCCTCTGACGCCCATGCAGCAGCACTTCGTGGCGCGCGTCCGCACCAGCGTGCAGAATATCACGGCGCTGATCAACGACCTGCTCGACCTGGGGCGCATCGAGGCTGGCTTCGAGGTGGAAAAGGAAGTGCTTTCCATTGCCACGGTTGTGCGTTATGCCGTTGATGGGCTGTTGCCCCAGGCCGAAGCCAAGCATCAGCACCTGGTGGCCCGTGTTGCCGAGGCGTTACCGCCGGTGCTGGGCAACGCTGTCCGTCTGCGGCAGATGCTCGATAACATTATCGGCAACGCCATCAAATATACGCCGAAAGGCGGCCTGATTGAGGTGGAAGTCGAGAGCCGCGGTAATCAGGTCATCCTGCGGGTGCGCGATAATGGGCCGGGCATTCCTCCCAGCGAGCAGCCTTACATTTTCAACAAGTTTTTCCGGGGCAGCAATGTAGCCTCCGAACAGCCGGGCACGGGCCTTGGGCTGGCGATTGTCAAGTCCATTGTAGAAAGCCACCACGGACGGGTGTGGGTAAAATCGGAAGTGGGCAAAGGCACCGAGTTTACCGTGGTGCTGCCGGGGATGGAAAATGGGGGTGGCGCGGCGGAAGACGGCCTGTAAGCCGCGGCCGGTTCGCGTGTGCCGTGATGGCTCTTTTGCCCCTCTACGGGGTGAAGGCTTACCCCTGGCAGGCCTGCCGTGAGAAGTCTGTTGCTTTTGGCGTTTTCCCTTAACACGCGACCTGCCTCCACGTGATGATGGAAAGACTGTGACCCCTCGTGATCTGACTGCGCGCTTGAAAGCCGAAGCCCGTCGTTTGGGCTTTCACCTTGTTGGTGTGACCGACTGCGCCCCGCCGACCACCTACGCGGCCTATGCGGCATGGCTGGGCGCGGGGCATCACGCGAGCATGGCCTATATGGCGCGCGAGCGCAATCGCGAGCGCCGCGCTGACCCGCGGCGCATCTTGCCGGAGTGCCGCAGCATTCTGGTGCTTGGCATCCGTTATTTCCAGCAAAGCGCCCTTCCGCCGCCGGAAAAGGGGCAGGGGCGGGTGGCTGCTTATGCCTGGGGCGCTGATTATCACGATATTGTAGTGGAGAAACTGCGCTCGCTGGTGGCCTTCCTGGAAAGCGAGGTCGGCGCGCCCGTGCCCAACCGCTATTACACCGATACCGGCCCGGTGCTGGAACGCGAATATGCTGTGCGAGCCGGGCTGGGCTGGGTGGGCAAGAACGCCATGCTCATCAGCCCCCGCCTCGGTTCGTACCTCGTTTTGGCCGAAGTGCTGCTGGGGGTGCTGTTGGAACCCGCCCCGCCTTTTGCTACCGACCATTGCGGCACGTGCACCCGCTGCATCGAAGCCTGCCCCACGCAGGCCATTTTACCTGGTCGCACGGTTGATGCCAATCGCTGCATCTCTTACCTCACGATTGAAAACAAGGGGAGCATTCCCGCCGACCTGCGCCCTCAGATGGGCGATTGGGTGTTCGGTTGCGATGTCTGCCAGATGGTGTGCCCCTGGAACCGCCGCGCCCCCCTGGAAGGCGACCCTGCCCTTGCGCCCCGCCCCGAGGTGCCGCGCCCTTTGCTCACCGATGAACTGCGTCTGACGCCGCAAGCCTTCAACCGCAAGTTCAAGGGCAGCCCCATCAAACGGGCCAAACGGCGCGGCTACTTGCGGAATGTAGCCGTGGCGTTGGGCAATCTGGGCGACCTCGCGGCTGTGCCGGCCTTAGTGGAAGCCCTGCACGACCCCGAGCCGCTCGTGCGCGCCCATGCCGCCTGGGCCCTGGGCCGCCTCGGCACGCCGCAAGCCTGCCAGGCCCTGGAAGCCGCGCTGACCGAGGAAGCCGACCCAGAGGTGCGCGCCGAAATCATGGCCGCGCGTTGTGGCTGATAGCCCGCTGCAGGGCGGTTTCCCCCCTTTTCTCAGTGGTATAATAATGAAGCCCGCCCGCGCAGCATCGGGCGGGTTCTTGTGTATTGTCCC contains:
- a CDS encoding GAF domain-containing protein, which encodes MASATVLLIMLDEDARRLVGKALQAAGFEAKVPTEVGEDGLPRFSESVEADAILVDEKALALPALGAWLDGVPYLPVLLFAAQASRETLLRAVQVGAIDIITPPVRYEDLVQAIQRALTRQEAVRRWVREQTRRHTQELQGHIDELQTLLEVGRILASELDPDKVLTAVVNAAVDFTDAEESTLFLLDEHTGELYLRASRDLRSGAANTLRLKVNDSLAGQVVRSGQPVILDSDSPEKIKTAYLVHALIYVPLLLHGRVIGVLGVDNREKRGGFTERHVARLNALADYAAIALDNAQLFTATIHERRKLETVLRHVKEGVLVLDESGEVVLINDLARLVMDIPGDTQIIGRTFIDLCRNAEVEKGIQQALGGKEYRTEITAPDGRVFSLQAIPIPGVGAAVTFHDVTHFKELDRIKSEFVSAVSHDLRSPLTAILGYVELLERAGPLTPMQQHFVARVRTSVQNITALINDLLDLGRIEAGFEVEKEVLSIATVVRYAVDGLLPQAEAKHQHLVARVAEALPPVLGNAVRLRQMLDNIIGNAIKYTPKGGLIEVEVESRGNQVILRVRDNGPGIPPSEQPYIFNKFFRGSNVASEQPGTGLGLAIVKSIVESHHGRVWVKSEVGKGTEFTVVLPGMENGGGAAEDGL
- the queG gene encoding tRNA epoxyqueuosine(34) reductase QueG, whose protein sequence is MTPRDLTARLKAEARRLGFHLVGVTDCAPPTTYAAYAAWLGAGHHASMAYMARERNRERRADPRRILPECRSILVLGIRYFQQSALPPPEKGQGRVAAYAWGADYHDIVVEKLRSLVAFLESEVGAPVPNRYYTDTGPVLEREYAVRAGLGWVGKNAMLISPRLGSYLVLAEVLLGVLLEPAPPFATDHCGTCTRCIEACPTQAILPGRTVDANRCISYLTIENKGSIPADLRPQMGDWVFGCDVCQMVCPWNRRAPLEGDPALAPRPEVPRPLLTDELRLTPQAFNRKFKGSPIKRAKRRGYLRNVAVALGNLGDLAAVPALVEALHDPEPLVRAHAAWALGRLGTPQACQALEAALTEEADPEVRAEIMAARCG
- a CDS encoding hybrid sensor histidine kinase/response regulator — encoded protein: MSRTQPRERILVVEPDPEIADVVARQSLQPLHYRVRVVGDAGAALQESLRFAPHLIITDLHLPDLSGKDLLAALSSQSSDAPIIVIADAGEEHDIVQAFRLGAADFLLWPMQETEVVSAVERVLTQVRERQAKLHLAQQLEKANKELQRRVRELTTLFDLAKTMASATNMQVLFQHVVEGAVHLSEADKGWLFLRDATSKRLTLMAQKGLPRTLAARVGKPWDDGLSGLVALSGEPLNIYGEPLRRFKVAQLGQAALVVPIKVKKEVVALLAVMRKEARPFSSDEQALLVALADYASIALVNAQLFRTLQEHVQAMQRTAKAAREGENLKNELLQNVSHELRTPLGVAKGYVDMLLAGQMGELTPEQKQTIETVQKQLAQIADIVTSMTALQAVSLAPAQWARVNIGDLARLAVARQKPYARKKKLVLDAHIVSQDTAVRGDPDQLSLVFDHLLDNAIKFTPEGGHITLQVQRKHDEFVEVSVKDTGIGIPPQHLEHIFERFYQGDGSTTRRFGGLGLGLSVVKEIIEAHNGKVWAESKEGQGTTVRFVLPLAGQEGSG